Sequence from the Egibacter rhizosphaerae genome:
TTCGTCGCGGTTGCGCTCGCTCCGTTCGCCGCGCTGTTGGGAGCGGTCACCGACGTCGCCTGGCTCACCTGGTGGCCCGCGCCGTTGGGGTTGTCGCTGGTGCTCGTCGGCATCGCGGTGATCGACGCGGCGCGAGCTCCGGATCCGGCGAGACTCTCGGTGAGCCGTGAGCTCCCTCCGGTGCTGACCCTCGAAGCGGAGGGCCGGATCGTCTGGCGCGTCCACAACCCCGTCGGCCACCGGGTGCGCACGGGGATCGCTGACGCCCTGCAGCCCTCGCTGCGGGCCGGTCGGCGTCGGGTCAGCTTCGAGCTCCCCCCGCACGGCCGGGGAGGGATGGAGACGCGCATCCGACCCGAGCGGCGAGGTCGGTTCGAGCTGGGACCACTGACCGTGCGGGTGTACGGTCGGCTCGGTCTCGCTGCCCGGCAGGCGACCCAGCACGTCCCGGGGGAGTTGCGCGTCTACCCGCCACTGCGTTCGCGCAACGTCGCCGAGCAGAAGCTGCGGTCCGCGCAGCTGCGCACGGGCCTGCGTTTGGCGCAGGGCGCGGGCGCCGGCACCGAGTTCGAGGCGCTGCGGGAGTACACCCGCGACGACGAGTTCCGCCACATCGACTGGGCCGCGACCGCCCGCGTGGGCAAGCCGATCGTGCGGACCTTCCGCCCCGAGCGGAATCAGACCGTTCTCGTGCTGGTGGACAGCGGTCGGACGATGGCCGGTCAGCTCGCCCTGCCCGACGGCCGGGCGCGGCTCTCCCGGGGCGACCCGTGGACCGTGCCCCGCCTCGACCACGCCATGGACGGCGCATTGGCCCTCACACGGGTCGCCACTGGCCTCGGCGACGCGGTCGGCCTCGTCGCGTTCGCCGATCGGGTTCGCGCGGTGCTGCCCCCTCGTGGCCACAACGACCAACTGCAGCGCGTGGCCGCGGCGTTGCACACGGTTGATCCGGTCCTCGACGAGA
This genomic interval carries:
- a CDS encoding DUF58 domain-containing protein, translated to MGAVTDVAWLTWWPAPLGLSLVLVGIAVIDAARAPDPARLSVSRELPPVLTLEAEGRIVWRVHNPVGHRVRTGIADALQPSLRAGRRRVSFELPPHGRGGMETRIRPERRGRFELGPLTVRVYGRLGLAARQATQHVPGELRVYPPLRSRNVAEQKLRSAQLRTGLRLAQGAGAGTEFEALREYTRDDEFRHIDWAATARVGKPIVRTFRPERNQTVLVLVDSGRTMAGQLALPDGRARLSRGDPWTVPRLDHAMDGALALTRVATGLGDAVGLVAFADRVRAVLPPRGHNDQLQRVAAALHTVDPVLDESDYRGAFVEALARFPRRALLVVLTELAEEPMAATLLPALPLVARDHLVVVAGIRDPEVTTWARMRPDDADGAYRKAAAAAAIDERRRSAARLRGAGARVVDATPDELAARLADVYLDTKLAGRL